A window of Ooceraea biroi isolate clonal line C1 chromosome 9, Obir_v5.4, whole genome shotgun sequence genomic DNA:
TGACtaaacgtttcttttcgcTTTAAAAGTTCCGCCGTTATTGTTGTAATTCTttgataattacaaataatacaattgcaattttcttCCGTTGTCCGTAGCAACAGCAATGACCTGCTCTATGTTTATTTACCACGACCCAATGTCGGACCCAAGTGCCGGCCGTGCCCGACGTTGCTCGACTTCAGTGATCGAACGCGAACTGAAGCTTTCAACATGGCACGGCCGGTGTCGCAGcttaaagatttattattgtcACAGCTAGGAAGTGCAGATGAAATGGTAAAGCATCAGCAGCAACAACTGAACGGTAAGTTTCGTCAACTTATTGGAAAACGTGACAAATTTTGAAGAAACGGTAAACTAGCGTGTTATTTATCATACCCAAGCTATCATAAGGCACAGATTTTAAGATAATATGACTTGTTTTGTAGAGGATAATGCGAAAATTAAGGAATTAACATCGAGCCTGGCTCTTATGAAAGAAACGCTACATACGGAAACACAAAAATTGGAAAACAAGAATGCCGAGTTGTTGCAACATACTCGTCGTTTAGTGAGTCTGCTATACCTTCTACATTTTATCAATTCTGTACAATTTATCACTATTATCTCTTTGACAGGAGGAATTGGAAGCGGAGAGAAACAAACTTGCCAAAAGAATTAAGCAGTTGGAAGAAAAACGGGACAACTTGAAACGCTGTAAAGAAAATGCACAAGACCAGCAAGTTCTGCAACAAGGAGGGTAAGTATCACGGTTGCGTTTCAAGTCTCATTTGTATTGCCATTATCTATGATAATTTGATTGTTTGTAGGAAAAAATTGAACTTGTATAGAGATTTAACTAGGATACACTGGGATTATGAAGCTTCCAAGCACAGCATTAAAGGATGTATCCTTTTTCACTATTTATAATGTGTTTGCAACCAAGCTACTTGAAATGTCTGAGCGCAATTTCTGATGACAAATAATCCTTAACATCTAACACagatgtttcaaacaaaaaagaTTACATCCATCATTTTTGTTATGACAATCAACAGATCACTCCTGAAATAACCGACGCGTTGTGGCACGAAATATATTTGTCCACTGGTAAGACCAAAATTGAAGATGAAACTCTCCAGTCAAACATGCCAACCAATGAAAATATTGCAC
This region includes:
- the LOC105276168 gene encoding uncharacterized protein LOC105276168, with amino-acid sequence MARPVSQLKDLLLSQLGSADEMVKHQQQQLNEDNAKIKELTSSLALMKETLHTETQKLENKNAELLQHTRRLEELEAERNKLAKRIKQLEEKRDNLKRCKENAQDQQVLQQGGKKLNLYRDLTRIHWDYEASKHSIKGYVSNKKDYIHHFCYDNQQITPEITDALWHEIYLSTGKTKIEDETLQSNMPTNENIAPN